From Molothrus aeneus isolate 106 chromosome Z unlocalized genomic scaffold, BPBGC_Maene_1.0 scaffold_55, whole genome shotgun sequence, one genomic window encodes:
- the ATP8B1 gene encoding phospholipid-transporting ATPase IC, which yields MISERDSETTFEEDSQPNDEVVPYSDDETEDELDSRQPGAELGPNQTSRDPEESREPGKKDCSWQVKANDQRFYDQPGFKRTIFLCFKKSKYAGNAIKTYKYNPITFLPLNLFEQFKRAANFYFLVLLILQSIPQISTLSWYTTLVPLLLVLGITAVKDLVDDIARHRMDNEVNNRTCDVIKDGRFKATKWKDIKVGDVVRLKKNTFVPADILLLSSSEPNSLCYVETAELDGETNLKFKMALEVTHRHLQEESALADFDGLVECEEPNNRLDKFTGTLSWRNSIYPLDADKILLRGCKIRNTDFCHGMVIFAGADTKIMKNSGKTRFKRTKIDSLMNYMVYTIIVVLILLSAGLAIGHTYWEQQIGNSSWYLYDAQDSSPAYRGFLTFWGYIIVLNTMVPISLYVSVEVIRFGQSYFINWDLQMYYPEKDTPAKARTTTLNEQLGQIQYIFSDKTGTLTQNIMTFKKCCINGQRYGDCRDAAGQLQSHAEQVDFSWNVYADGKFLFYDHYLIEQIKAGKEPEIQKFFFLLAICHTVMADTSDGQLHYQAASPDEGALVTAARNFGYVFLSRTQNTITISEMGVQRTYDVLAILDFNSDRKRMSVIVRESGGNIRLYCKGADTVIYERLHPRNVKREATEEALDVFANETLRTLCLCYRDISQDEFEVWNKKFLEASLATSHRDEALDKVYEEIEKNLILLGATAIEDKLQDGVPETISRLSKADIKIWVLTGDKKETAENIGFSCELLTEETAICYGEDTSALLQTRLENQRNRAGSSPHSSLRMNEPFFQGSRDRALIITGSWLNEILLEKKKKKKKLKLKFPRTAEEKKKQTEKRRRAEAYKEQQQKNFVDLACECRAVICCRVTPKQKAMVVELVKKYKKAITLAIGDGANDVNMIKTAHIGVGISGQEGMQAVMSSDYSFGQFRYLQRLLLVHGRWSYIRMCKFLRYFFYKNFAFTLVHIWYSFFNGFSAQTAYEDWFITLYNVLYSSLPVLLVGLLDQDVSDKLSLRFPRLYILGQRDLLFNYKKFFISLLHGAVTSLIIFFIPYGAYLISMGQDGEAPADYQSFAVTAASSLIFVVNFQIGLDTSYWTFVNAFSVFGSIAIYFGITFDFHSAGIHVLFPSGFQFTGTAPNALRQPYLWLTMILTIAICLLPVVAQRFLSMTIWPSESDKIQRNRRKYLLEEQQWKRRQSAFRRGVSARRSAYAFSHQRGYADLIASGRSIRKRRAPLDAVLAGPGSGDTRDTS from the exons ATGATCTCAGAAAGGGATTCAGAGACCACCTTCGAGGAGGATTCCCAGCCCAACGATGAGGTGGTGCCCTACAGCGATGACGAAACGGAGGACGAGCTGGACAGTCGGCAGCCTGGGGCTGAACTGGGACCCAACCAAACCAGCAGGGACCcggaggagagcagagagccTGGCAAAAAAG ACTGCAGCTGGCAAGTTAAAGCAAACGACCAGCGTTTCTATGATCAGCCGGGCTTCAAGAGAACAATCTTCCTGTGCttcaagaaaagcaaatatgCG GGAAATGCAATTAAGACGTACAAGTACAACCCCATCACTTTTCTACCTCTGAATCTGTTTGAACAGTTCAAGAGAGCAGCCAACTTCTATTTCCTTGTTCTTCTCATATTGCAG TCGATTCCTCAAATAAGTACCCTGTCATGGTACACAACTCTGGTGCCCTTGCTCTTGGTGCTGGGAATAACTGCAGTCAAAGACCTGGTGGATGACATT GCTCGTCACAGGATGGACAACGAGGTCAATAACAGGACATGTGATGTCATCAAGGATGGAAG GTTCAAAGCCACTAAATGGAAAGATATCAAAGTTGGTGATGTCGTTCgtctgaagaaaaatacttttgttcCT GCTGATATTTTGCTGCTGTCCAGCTCAGAACCAAACAGTCTGTGCTATGTGGAGACAGCTGAACTGGATGG tgAGACTAACTTAAAATTCAAAATGGCCCTAGAGGTGACACACAGACACCTTCAGGAAGAAAGTGCCCTGGCAGACTTTGATG GTCTGGTTGAATGTGAAGAACCCAATAACCGACTGGATAAGTTTACAGGAACGTTATCCTGGAGAAACTCAATTTATCCCCTGGATGCTGATAAGATTTTGTTGCGTGGCTGTAAGATCAGGAACACGGACTTCTGCCATGGAATGGTCATATTTGCAG gtgctgacacaaaaataatgaaaaatagtgGAAAGACAAGatttaaaaggacaaaaattgACTCCCTTATGAACTACATGGTTTATACt atCATCGTGGTCCTTATCCTGCTGTCAGCTGGGCTGGCCATCGGTCACACCTACTGGGAGCAGCAGATTGGCAACTCCTCCTGGTACCTGTACGATGCTCAGGACTCCAGCCCTGCCTACCGGGGCTTCCTCACCTTCTGGGGATACATCATTGTCCTCAACACCATGGTGCCCATCTCCCTCTACGTGAG TGTGGAAGTGATTCGCTTTGGCCAAAGCTATTTCATCAACTGGGACCTGCAGATGTACTACCCCGAGAAGGACACGCCTGCCAAGGCCAGGACCACCACGCTGAACGAGCAGCTGGGCCAGATCCAGTACATCTTCTCTGACAAGACTGGAACCCTCACACAGAACATCATGACCTTTAAAAAGTGTTGCATAAATGGGCAAAGATACG GGGACTGCCGGGAcgcagcagggcagctccagagccacGCAGAG CAAGTTGATTTCAGCTGGAATGTGTACGCAGATGGAAAGTTCTTATTCTATGATCACTATCTGATAGAGCAAATAAAGGCTGGAAAGGAGCCAGAAATCCAGAagttcttttttctgcttgctATTTGTCACACAGTCATGGCTGACACTTCTGATG GTCAGCTCCACTACCAGGCAGCTTCCCCGGATGAGGGGGCGCTGGTGACGGCCGCGCGCAACTTCGGGTACGTGTTCCTGTCCCGAACGCAGAACACCATCACCATCAGTGAGATGGGCGTCCAGAGGACCTACGATGTCCTGGCCATCCTGGATTTCAACAGCGACAGGAAGAGGATGTCTGTCATTG TAAGAGAGTCCGGTGGCAATATCAGGCTGTATTGCAAAGGGGCTGATACGGTGATTTATGAGCGGCTGCACCCCAGGAACGTCAAGAGAGAAGCCACAGAAGAGGCCCTTGAT gtCTTTGCAAATGAAACTCTCAGGACACTCTGCCTGTGCTACAGAGACATAAGCCAGGATGAATTTGAAGTGTGGAATAAAAAGTTTCTGGAGGCCAGTTTAGCTACAAGTCACCGGGATGAAGCTCTGGACAAAGTGTAtgaggaaatagaaaaaaacttGATT CTGCTTGGTGCAACAGCTATTGAAGACAAACTACAGGATGGAGTTCCAGAAACTATCTCCAGGCTCTCCAAAGCAGACATTAAAATCTGGGTGCTTACTGGTGACAAAAAAG aaactgctgaaaatatTGGATTTTCTTGTGAACTCCTAACAGAGGAAACAGCTATCTGCTATGGAGAAGATACCAG TGCTCTCCTTCAAACGAGGCTGGAAAACCAGAGGAACAGGGCTGGATCCAGTCCACATTCTTCTCTCAGAATGAACGAGCCATTcttccagggcagcagagacCGGGCTCTGATCATCACTGGTTCCTGGCTG aatgaaatcctgctggagaagaagaagaagaaaaagaaacttaaacTGAAATTCCCCAGAAcagcagaagagaagaaaaaacaaactgagaaaaggagaagggcagaggcctacaaggagcagcagcagaagaactTTGTTGATCTGGCCTGCGAGTGCAGGGCTGTGATCTGCTGCCGTGTGACACCCAAGCAGAAGGCCATGGTGGTGGAGCTGGTGAAGAAGTACAAGAAGGCCATCACCCTGGCCATCGGGGACGGGGCCAATGATGTGAACATGATCAAAA CTGCCCACATTGGAGTTGGGATCAGTGGCCAGGAGGGCATGCAGGCTGTCATGTCGAGTGACTACTCCTTCGGACAGTTCCGCTACCTCCAGCGGCTGCTGCTGGTCCACGGGCGCTGGTCCTACATCAGGATGTGCAAGTTCCTGAGATACTTCTTCTACAAAAACTTCGCTTTCACGCTGGTCCACATCTGGTACTCATTCTTCAATGGCTTCTCTGCCCAG ACAGCTTACGAGGACTGGTTCATCACACTGTACAACGTGCTGTATTCCAGCCTCCCGGTCCTGCTCGTCGGCTTGCTCGACCAG GATGTGAGCGACAAACTGAGCCTTCGTTTCCCCAGACTCTATATTTTGGGTCAGAGAGATTTACTTTTCAACTACAAGAAGTTCTTTATAAGTTTGCTCCATGGAGCTGTAACTTCACTGATCATCTTCTTCATCCCGTACGGAGCCTACCTTATATCTATGGGACAAGACGGAGAAGCCCCTGCAGATTATCAGTCCTTTGCTGTCACAGCAGCATCCTCTCTGATATTTGTGGTCAATTTTCAG ATTGGCCTGGATACATCATACTGGACTTTTGTTAATGCTTTTTCAGTATTTGGGAGTATTGCAATTTACTTTGGGATCACGTTTGACTTTCACAGTGCCGGAATCCATGTTCTCTTCCCTTCTGGCTTTCAGTTCACAG GAACTGCTCCGAATGCTCTGCGGCAGCCATACCTTTGGCTTACCATGATTTTAACCATTGCCATTTGCTTACTGCCCGTAGTGGCACAGCGCTTTCTATCTATGACAATCTGGCCTTCGGAGAGCGATAAA ATCCAGAGGAACCGTCGGAAGTacctgctggaggagcagcagtggaagCGGCGGCAGAGCGCGTTCCGCCGCGGCGTGTCCGCCCGCCGCTCCGCCTACGCCTTCTCGCACCAGCGCGGCTACGCCGACCTGATCGCCTCGGGGCGCAGCATCCGCAAGCGGCGCGCCCCGCTGGACGCCGTGctggccgggccgggctccggGGACACGCGCGACACCAGCTGA
- the NARS1 gene encoding asparagine--tRNA ligase, cytoplasmic, with protein sequence MAGDVLGRTAALALEELYVSEREGNDSTGDGTQKKPFKTVLKALMTAGKEPFPTIYVDSQKENERWAIISKSQMKNVKKLWHREQMKNEAKEKKEAEDLLRREKNLEEAKKVVIKNDPSLPEPKCVKINALEAYRGQRVKIFGWIHRLRRQGKNLMFIVLRDGTGFLQCVLSDELCQCYNGLVLSTESSVVVYGMLNLLPQGKQAPGGHELSCDYWELIGLAPAGGADNLLNEDSEVDVQLNNRHMMIRGENMSKIFKVRSIVVQAFRDHFFANGYYEVTPPTLVQTQVEGGSTLFKLDYFGEEAYLTQSSQLYLETCLPALGDVFCIAQSYRAEQSRTRRHLAEYTHIEAECPFISFEDLLDRLENLVCDVVDRVLKSPAASLLYDLNPGFQPPKRPFRRMNYAEAIEWLKEHDVKKEDGTYYEFGEDIPEAPERLMTDTINEPILLCRFPAEIKSFYMQRCSDDSRLTESVDVLMPNVGEIVGGSMRIWDSEELLEGYKREGIDPTPYYWYTDQRKYGTCPHGGYGLGLERFLTWILNRHHIRDVCLYPRFVQRCKP encoded by the exons ATGGCGGGGGACGTGCTGGGCAGGACGGCGGCGCTGGCCCTCG AAGAGCTGTATGTGTCTGAACGAGAGGGCAACGACTCCACTGGTGATGGAACGCAAAAGAAACCGTTCAAGACCGTGTTGAAG gCATTGATGACAGCAGGAAAAGAGCCATTTCCTACAATTTATGTGGATTCccaaaaagaaaatgag AGATGGGCCATCATTTCCAAATCACAGATGAAGAATGTCAAAAAGCtatggcacagggagcagatgaaaaatgaagctaaggagaagaaggag GCAGAAGATCTcttgagaagagagaagaaCCTGGAGGAAGCGAAGAAGGTTGTTATCAAAAATGATCCCAGTCTTCCAGAGCCCAAGTGT GTGAAGATCAACGCTCTGGAGGCTTACAGAGGGCAGAGAGTGAAGATTTTTGGCTGGATCCACAGGTTACGGAGGCAAG GAAAAAATCTGATGTTTATTGTCTTGAGAGATGGCACAGGGTTTCTTCAGTGTGTCCTTTCTGATGAACTG TGCCAGTGCTACAATGGGCTGGTGCTGTCCACGGAGAGCAGCGTGGTGGTGTACGGCATGCTGaacctcctgccccagggcaagCAG GCTCCAGGAGGCCACGAGCTGAGCTGTGATTACTGGGAGCTCATCGGCCTGGCCCCGGCAGGAGGGGCTGACAACCTGCTCAACGAGGACTCAGAGGTGGACGTGCAGCTCAACAACAGGCACATGATGATTCGAGGTGAGAACATGTCCAAAATCTTCAAGGTGCGCTCCATTGTCGTGCAGGCCTTCAGGGATCACTTCTTTGCCAACGGATACTATGAA GTCACACCACCTACCTTAGTGCAGACGCAGGTGGAGGGAGGCTCCACCCTGTTCAAGCTGGATTACTTTGGTGAAGAGGCGTACCTGACCCAGTCATCCCAGCTCTACCTGGAGAcctgcctgccagctctgggagaTGTCTTCTGTATTGCTCAGTCCTACAGAGCTGAGCAGTCCAGGACCCGCAGGCACTTGGCAGA GTACACTCACATCGAAGCTGAATGTCCTTTTATAAGTTTTGAGGATTTGTTGGACCGTCTGGAGAACTTGGTGTGTGATGTCGTAGACAGAGTCTTGAAATCACCTGCAGCGAGCTTACTGTACGACCTCAACCCG GGTTTCCAGCCCCCCAAGCGTCCCTTCCGACGCATGAACTATGCTGAAGCCATTGAGTGGCTGAAGGAGCACGATGTGAAGAAGGAAGATGGCACTTACTATGAGTTTGGGGAG GACATTCCCGAAGCTCCCGAGAGGCTGATGACAGACACCATTAACGAGCCCATCCTGCTGTGCCGCTTCCCTGCAGAGATCAAGTCCTTCTACATGCAGCGCTGCAGCGACGACTCGCGCCTCACCGAGTCT GTGGATGTGCTGATGCCCAACGTTGGCGAGATCGTGGGCGGCTCCATGCGCATCTGGGACAGCGAGGAGCTGCTCGAGGGCTACAAGAGAGAGGGCATCGATCCCACACCCTACTACTGGTACACGGATCAG AGGAAATACGGTACGTGCCCTCATGGAGGATACGGTCTGGGATTGGAGCGGTTCCTGACCTGGATTCTGAACAGACACCACATCCGAGATGTCTGTCTCTATCCACGCTTTGTCCAGCGCTGCAAACCTTAG